ATATTTTCTTCAGGTTGTTGCCCTTGAACTTGATTCATGGTGACGGCTCTGTTGGCAGGTTTCTGTGCTTCCGGTTGTTGCATTTTAACTTGATTCATGCTAACTGCTCCATTTCCAGGTTTCTTTGCTTCTGGTTGTTGTACTTTCACTTGATTCACGGTGACTGCTCCATTTGCACTTTGCATTGTTTTAAGTTTTTTCGCttgttttttaagttttttcgCTTGTTTCGTGTATAAAGCTATAGCAGGTTGCTGTGCTTGTAGCACTCCATTAATAGGTTTCTTAGCTTCAGCTTGTTGCACGTTAACCTGATTCTTAGTGACTGCTCCTTTTTCTATTTCCTTTTCTTTAGGTTGTTGCACTTTAACTTGATCCTCAGTGTCTGTGATGTCTGCACTGATCGTCTCTTCAGGTTGTTGCACTTTAACTTGATCCTCAGTGACTGCGATATCTGCACTGATCGTCTCTTCAGGTTGCTGCACTTGATTTTCGCTAAATTCATTGTTGGCGCATTTCTTTTCTTCAGTTTGGTGCACTTCAAGTGCGGAGGAAAGCTTTGATACAAGATGACCAAGTTCTTCCTTCTGCTTTGCTCGCACAATAAGGTTTTCCTTCTTCCATTCTAGCCCAATAATGTGATTTCGAACT
This portion of the Lotus japonicus ecotype B-129 chromosome 3, LjGifu_v1.2 genome encodes:
- the LOC130745091 gene encoding uncharacterized protein LOC130745091 yields the protein MSKFFCRFLRSIILREISCFRFDELKLSCVSDFVQNLIEKQQYIEAVRFICAYKLADKIDPVGLLRLEIASANQIRGKIGGKKPIEIKVRRKDTSIRILRNVLQCISDNNLESQDLVDKVRNHIIGLEWKKENLIVRAKQKEELGHLVSKLSSALEVHQTEEKKCANNEFSENQVQQPEETISADIAVTEDQVKVQQPEETISADITDTEDQVKVQQPKEKEIEKGAVTKNQVNVQQAEAKKPINGVLQAQQPAIALYTKQAKKLKKQAKKLKTMQSANGAVTVNQVKVQQPEAKKPGNGAVSMNQVKMQQPEAQKPANRAVTMNQVQGQQPEENISTNETVTTNQVQVQQPQEKKRPIEAVPNDHQLHQSAHNNKRPRTGAPHALPPHVFTPHYQHIFRPSVMPASFGLPPNDYAVTGGPNYFCHPRPYPPPF